The sequence below is a genomic window from Pecten maximus chromosome 14, xPecMax1.1, whole genome shotgun sequence.
ccaataggaaaataacatggccgacaggcagccatcttggattttgacaattgaagtttgttattgctatttctcagaaaatactgaaaggatctttctcaaatttcatttgtaggttcttcttggtttcttattatgcatattgcattttggaatcgattggaaaacaacatggccgacaggcagccatcttggattttgacaattggagtttgttatcgctatttctcagaaattgctgaaaggatcattctgaaatttcatttgtaggctGCAATcagtccctagttatgcatattagattttgagaccagtcagaaaacaacatggccgacatgtagccattttgtattttgacaattgaagtttgttatcgctattttacagaaggtactgaaggggtctttctcaaatttcatatgtaggctccccttggtccctggtattgcattttgggaccaatcggaaaacaacgcattgccgacagacagccattatcgcttattatataggttccccttgtttttaactgaagtttatatttaatgacatagtgttatatatatttcctatttctcagaaagtaacaAATTATGAATGAATATTACTCAAAATACATCTATTGTGGGTTAATAGGTCTGAAatcctgtatatacagtgtaaaagGAGCGGCTTTCCACCTCAAATGGACAcctttaaatatttatacccTGGTTTCCTGATCTTGGGTTCGTCAGGGTCTTACATTCTGAGTCAAAGTTTGTAAGTGAAGTctggcaaataaacacaaactcaaTATATATAAGGTTCAGGTAGTTTAATTAATTAAGACAGCActatcaaaaatatacatacattgggATTAATTATACAACTCTGTCACACACTTCAAGTTACCAACACACATGCTATAAGTCAAAAGTGTTAAGTAAACTAACGGATACATGGCCCTACTCCTATAAAAATACTAACGACTACACAGCCCTACTCCTATGTTATAGACGACGGTATAAAAACCTACACAACTAGTTCATAGTCTAAATACTGACTTCTACATGATTGACATAAAACCTACATGTATGATTGTGACTGGTAAACTATTCTATTCTCTATAACATAACATAGTCTTTTCCAGCAGTACCCTACATAATCTACCTACAACTATTCCTATATATCGGGGAAGAACTGGCCTAAGTAGTCaatcaatgaaacttcacacaaatatagaggaccatgtgtagatgtgcatgccactttcattttctcaaaattatggtttcCATGGCAACCGGTTACTATAAAAAgtttttctgataagaaccataacttttaaGTTTGTCCTGAAAACTTCTACTAAACCGAAGGggcgatttcaatgaaatttcacacaaatatagaggaccatgtgtagatgtgcatgccactttctttttctcaaaattatggttgctatggcaactggtcactatattactgggttatcttagttggCCTCTAATTATCAGTTCCAATTaaccattgactcgtgcagattgcggggggtattagtcagccatcctggctacagttctagtttttattgttttttgatTATTACAGACATAATGTTATTTTTCAATCTTAGAAACTCCTTAGTTCAGACATGATTGAAGGAAAACTTCCATTTGTTCATTATATGTAATTGTGCAGTCATTCCCATACAGAAATTTCCTAACCTAATTAACATGTAAATCTCACATGAGATTCTCATGTGAGAGTCACATGTGATTTTTAACATGTAAATGAGGTTAGAAATCCATGTTAGAACGTTTGCATAAGTGGTAAGATATAAAGGAAATATCACATGAGGACAAATTTCCACATGTGGAAAATTATCCTCACGTGAGGAAAATTTTCCTCACATGATGAAATTAATTTCCACATGTGAGAAAATATTCCTCACGTGAGGATATATTTGGTTTTCTCTTCacagcatatatatatgacaacatTGCACCAAAATGACCAACATTctaaacattgaaataatttttacaaattattattgaaatattgttataaatcaaAGATGCTAGTAATGATACTATTTTGTTCCTTGAATAAGGTTTTAACCATTGATTGAAATGGTTTTTTATTGCAAATTATATGAGTTTTTCTAATAAAGTAGAGTTATAAATCATCTACTTTAGCACAGCTTGGATCTCTGCATtgaattatacatgtaatcaaaATGCTACTGTTTCATTGCATGATTAATGTTTTTAGGaaattatttatcaaagaatatttattaaaatgcTACAATATTTTTCTTAGAATActaatttacaattaaaattatatttaaaaaatcgTTCGCAGCGGTATTCGAACCCTTACATTACTGAATCACGTGACCGGAAGTATTCGCCAATAGTGCAATCTGGGATACGGCAAGGTAATGACGGGCACATGTTTTCGTGATTAACTGCttaaattatttctttataGGGTTTCTTCCAGATGTTACGTTGACTTGCAGtacatattgatgttttaacACATGGTCTACATTCCTGAGTAGTTATGCACCTCTTACATTGTAAATACGATGCATTATGGCCTTGCAATTGTCAGTTGGTCCCGTGTAGGCTAAACATCCTACTGCGTAATAAATAGCCTAGTTAACATGTGTACTCATATACGGAACCATGGAATtgatacatgttacacagtgtTCTATTGTTTTCGTTTATAAAATCGGATGTAGAAGATGCTAGCAGCAATGTTTTAGCATTTACCGAGCGATCCATAACGGCCAGCTAGCTATGCATCATAAATTGTGATTGCACTAGGGGCAAACTAATTGGTGATTTCTTATAGAAGGCTATTCCTCTTACGACACCATGAACTAGTGATGGGTGCAAATTTAAAGGGGATCGTCAAAATATTTTAGGGCATTTATTTGTACGGTAATTATAATTCcctcatatatataatatacatcaccTGTGACCATGGATTTGATCAGGACTTGGAGACACTCAGATTGAACAGGTATCCGTGGGCTTACACATCATGTTAAATGAAGATTTCTTGCACTAGTACAATCAAATTACAATagatattattatttgtttatctttCATGTCAACAAAATTTAAGATGTGTCGGCAACTTTGAACAGATTTAATACATGCACAAATAAAAAACTTAAATTCTAAATgcattgttttttgtttatctgAATTGATTTTGGATGACCTTACATATGCACAAGTCACAATAAACTTTTCTCTGCACTTTAATTCTCCCTTCCCACAACATGAGAGCCACTTGGGTCAGCTTTTTTATGATCGGTCGACTCTGATCCCTGTACCTACCCTGATCTGATAGTGTTGGTTAAAATGTGCCAAAAACCAtctaaaatgataatttatgttaattatgtTTAGACCTACTTTTTGGTCATGTAATTAGTCCATTGATGTCCAAAATATTGAGTGACGTTAAATATATAACGCGTTTGTGaatatattgctataaaatgtcaaaacataattatttaatCATAGAAAGTCTGTTTCCATGATTTTATATTGTCCTGCTTGTTTTTAAGCATATTAAATAATTGTACTCCTATTGTTTATAAACTGAACTGAAAACAAGTATGACGGTATTTACAAGAGAAAGAGAGTTAAATTATTGGTTGGTAGGGTGGTACAGTACgtagtaacacacttgcctttcatcaAGATGggcggggttcgattccctgatgGGACATGAATAGGTTTGAGGTCACCTtcctgaccacgtgggttttccctgggtacttctgtttccttccacagtaagaccgGGCAAGGAAGATCGATtaatataagtaaaatataacttgtttcaattcatatttatattggAAACTTTAATAATCTATGCTTCTTGGGTATCAATATGGACacaaattttgtaaatatgtgtaATTTATCATACCTAGATAGAACAAGGTATAATTAAGTCacatcatatgaaatgtgagttTAAAGGGGCATCCTTTGTtggaataaagtttaggtcatcaaaatatttttatcggGTAGTAGAAGTATTTACATTAATACAACAGTTTTACTCGCAAtgtaaaccaaagttcttcaaATATTAAGtctttaaaatttataatttgccccgaagtatcactaattaccgaaAAGACAAAGTATTTGTGTACACTATGTCATTTTTCTGTGCTTAAAACTTGGTATATGAATTTCAACAATAGAAAtatgcatgtttctgatgtccatATGAAAGAATGCCCCTTCAACACATTTTGAACGACTTTGATTAGATGTGGGCGTTGGAAATTGGAGGTTGTAATGTGATGCATATCAAAAGTTTCTCGTGTTAAACCTTTAATTGGAGTACTTATCCACAAGTAATAGATAGTTTTAATCACTTTTCCGAGATGAGTTATTTAACCTCCTTTAACGAAGTTAGGGGCGGTCGGTATACTGGAATCAATtgaacttcacacaaatataaaagacCATGTGCATCCAACTTTTTATTctgaaaatttaagaaaactTTAAACAGGAGGTGTTTTTTTTTGCCGCAAAATCTTGTCCGAGCATCTCTAAACCCCTGGGcctatttcaatgaaacttcactcaaatataaaggaccatgtgtagatgtacatgctatttttttttctcaaaattttggttgttatggtaaccgctcactataaacaggttttcttaATAGTACAAGTTTTATCTGGGCAGATTACattgaaacattaaaaaaaaatataaaaataaattctgttGCAATTTTGTCCCGGTTAGGCTTATTTTTGGCTAATCTCAATGAACTAATAGATCTAGAGGAATGggagaaaaaaaagatacaaaactGGTtttgaactaaaaaaaaaaaactgttcgAATTACAGAATGCTGATCAACCCATACATATTTGCACAATTGCCAAGCCAAaggatttgattggttgaaatgtTCAAGTTTGAttgaatttgatgaaacttatttcatatggAGATTAGCAGATACTACATTTATGTTATGCAGGCCTTcctttgtgttattttttactCACTGTTGAAACATGTTTATTGCTTCAATTACATCAGGTATTAAATTATTGTTGAATTAAACAAGGCAGGGATAAGTTCAAATCTAATGTTACACTTTAgtgtttcatgttttgtttctttgcCATTTGACAGGTGTATATTTTATAGCCCTGCTGTACTTTGATAACGTAGCGACAAGTTGGTGAGGAAATATTAGAAACAGCCTTTACTTTAGTATGCAAGCGAGAGACATCATTACTCCCTGCTTACTTCACTTACCAAATAATATGAGAATTCTGTGACCGCTGTCCAGACTATCTTTTACATCCAGATACTTGCAGTCTTTATCTGCAGTTTAGTACTGCTGAAATGTTTGAATTTTCATAAGTTTCTTTAAAGTCTATCTTTCACAATGTTACTGTATCCCTTTGAATTGAaactttgttaggttactgaTACTATCATCACAGGATTACATAGTTAAGGTTAAGACGTGACTGTTTCTGAATTTGCACTAAAATTCACTTTCACAATTTTGTATGGACTTTAATATTATTGACAAAGTGAGGAAGCTGATACATATAATTAGTTTATTAATTACAGGTAATTCTTGATGTGTAATAATTTATTAACTTGTAGGTGATGGGTCGAAGACGTTCAGGTGGTATCCGCCAGGCGGCTGTGATGCAGAAGCAGAGGATGAGGGAGAGGAGAGCTGCACGAGCAGAGTCATCCGATGCCTCGGTATCAGATGGTTTGGGAGAACCATCCCCAGTGTTGGCAACTGCGGGAAAATCTCCAAATGCCCTGAGGTTGGTAACTCCTCAGGGAAGTCTGTGCGTCCAAAAGGATGTCCCACTGAGGTCTGATTCGCCACCGTGCGTATGTACACCACCGCGTGTACCACCAGTAACTACCGATGGTAGGGATGGTGCAGGGCAGACGAACACCACTGGGTCAGTACCTACTGATTGCACATCACACGTGCCATCACAACAAACTTGTGATGCAGTGGTTCAAGATGTTGAAACAAAAGTTACAAGAACTTGTGTTAACGAAACAAAAAACGATTTAATGAACAAATCAAAGAACAAACTGAAATATAACtcaaaaaatgaaacaaaaacctTACCTCAGGGCAGAACAAAAGATGAGAAAACTCTTAAAGAACAAGATAATACTCCGACTCAACTACCCAATGAACAAAAAGACAGACTTTTTGAAAGAATATCtcaaatagaaaatgaaaacaaggtCAGAATAGATTCTGATAATGATCAAGCATACACTGATACTATTGATGATAATATAACGGATGTTATTTTTGTACAACAGACTGAGCCTGAAATTTATCCATTTACACCACTGTCTTTGAAATCAAAGGAGACATTTGTACAGCAGTTTGGATTTAAGAATGTTATTTCGGATAGTAACACACAAATCACCAAAGAAAGTCGCACACTAGCCAGACCAAAGCAAACAAGAACAATATGTGGTGATGGAAATTGCTTCTTTAGAGCTGTATCTTATGTTCTATGTGACAGTGAAGAAAATCACATGTTCTTTAGAAATGAAGTTGTAAATCATATGattgataatgatatacattttagaaGTCACTTAAGATCAGGTGAACGCTCTGTAAGTAATTATGTGGTTAAGAAACGTATGTTGCATAATGGTACATGGGCAACAGAGGTAGAAATACTAGCTGCAGCAGACTTTTTGAAAACAGATATCTTTATCTATGATGATGCACAGTctacttggctaaaattttcaGCAAAACAAGTCCGCCCATTTGTAGATGTTCATGATGAAAGTATATACTTAATTCACAAATATCAAGCTCATTATGATGTTGTTTTGGATGTTATGGAAAAGGATTGTTCTATTGAAACATTTGctggaaacaaacaaaatatttactttgcAGTTCAAAGTACAGAAGAAAAAGAACATACTAAGCAAGTACCAATGGCAGTACAAGGCCACTTTGACCAAAGCGATCCAAGGTTTCTGGACAATGCTGGTAAGCAATGTGTTATGAATAGTTTGTCAGCTCTTATTTACAGTTGCAACAAACATACAGCAGCTTGGACACCATTTGATGTAGATCAAATCCTTACAAAAGGCAATGAAATGTATGAAATTTTGCGGCGTAGTAGTACCATTGAGCATGACCTGCTAGCAATTCATGAAATACCAAGATGTGTCGAGTACAATGATGAGCTATACCACTTCACATTTCAAGAATCACTTATGGGTACGCTTGACAGTACAGGACAAAATTTAGACGAATTTCAGTTTTATACACTGGATGAAGCTTTAACAATATCTTTGATGCAGGATGATAGCCAGGGTGCATTTGTGACATTTAGAGGAAATACATTTGTTGTCATTAAACAGGATAACCTTTACTGTATATGCGATTCTCACTCGAGAAATTTAACTGGCATAGTTGATCCAAATGGCTCTAGTACTGTTatacattatcaaaatattgagaATGTGTTACATCATTGTCTTCAACTTGCAGAATCTTTGGCGTGCCAattaaatgatgtttttgaaataACTGCCGTCACAGTATCTAAAGAATCTTCCACCGAATCAGGAACTAGTCGTGCAAGTTCATTatcaaacaaaaaccaaaaaactgAAAAAGATTCAGTCAGTAGAAAGATCACACTAGAGTCGTATTTCCAAGATCAGGAAAAGAGGAAAAAATGTTGGAGAATGAAAACAGACGATGGAAATAGCACAGACACTCTTTCTGTTTCTATCTGTTCAAGGAAAGAATATATGCGTAACTATATGAGAAGAATTAGACTGAGTTCGAAACAAGCAAGCTTTCAGAAAAAAGACAAGAAAAGGAAGAGAGATGAAAGGCAAAATAATCCAGAAAAACACCGTGCCCTAGATAAACAAAGCAAGGCCAATGCACGTGATAAAGATCCAGAAAAACAGAGACTAATAGATGTACAAAAGAAGGCTAAGGCACGTGCAAAAAACCCAGAAAGGTACAAAGCTGTTGATCTACAAAGCAAGGCCAATGCACGTGAtaaaaatccagaaaaacaCCGTGCGCTAGATAAACAAAGCAAGGCCAATGCACGTGATAAAGATCCAGAAAAACAGAGACTAATAGATGTACAAAAGAAGGCTAAGGCACGTGCAAAAAACCCAGAAAGGTACAAAGCTGTTGATCTACAAAGCAAGGCCAATGCACGTGAtaaaaatccagaaaaacaCCGTGCGCTAGATAAACAAAGCAAGGCCAATGCACGTGATAAAGATCCAGAAAAACAGAGACTAATAGATGTACAAAAGAAGGCTAAGGCACGTGCAAAAAACCCAGAAAAGTACAAAGCTGTTGATCTACAAAGCAAGGCCAATGCACGTGAtaaaaatccagaaaaacaCCGTGCGCTAGATAAACAAAGCAAGGCCAATGCACGTGATAAAGATCCAGAAAAACAGAGACTAATAGATGTACAAAAAAAGGCTAAGGCACGTGCAAAAAACCCAGAAAAGTACAAAGCTGTTGATCTACAAAGCAAGGCCAATGCACGTGAtaaaaatccagaaaaacaCCGTGTGATAGATAAGCAAAGTAAGGCCAATGCACGTGATAAAAATCCAAAAAAGTTACAGGAACTTGACCTAAAGAGCAAACAACGAGCCAGAAAAGATCCTCTATACCTCGAGCAAGAGCAGCTGGTGAAAAAGAAAGCTAGACTTGATCCATTGTTTTTACAAGCCGAAGCTAAAGCTGATGTTTGTAGGAAAAGGCAGTTACGCTTAAATACAAACTTCCTTGAGAACGAAAGGTTAAAACAAGTAGAACGAAGGAAGCGAAATACAATAGAACATAACACATTAGATAGAATACGAAAAGCAGATAATCGAAAACATGATTCATTTAGTGGTAATGAAAGACACCAATACAAAAAGAGGCGTTTTGGAAATGATATCACAGAATGCATAACTGTCTTCCAAAGAAAAATTCAGAGAGGGCCTGAATATGTGTGCACATGTTGTCAACAGACTTGGTTTAGTGAAAGTGTAAAAGAAAGTTGCCCCATTCCTCTTTTTCCACAATACACAGATTTCTATACAGGATTCAAATCGGTAGATGGTAAGGAATGGATTTGTCATACGTGTTATGCCTCATTGAAAAAATGTAAAGTCCCAAAACTGTCCGTCAAGAATGGAATGAAATGGCCAGAAAAACCACCAGAATTAGACTTGCATCCACTAGAAGAACGCCTTGTAGCTCTCAGAATACCTTTTATGCAAATACGAGAATTACCACGAGGCGGACAATACTCTGTAAAAGGAAATGTAGTGAATGTCCCAATAGATATTCAACCAACTATTAATGCATTACCAAGACAAATGGATGAACATTTCACAGTTGctgtaaaactgaaaaaaagacTTTCATATAAATCATGTGTTTTGTCGGAGAATGTTCGGCCTAACATGGTACTCTCTGCCCTTCATTGGTTGATGAACAACAGTGATTTGTATAAGAATTCTTGTATTAAAATTGATGATGATTGGGTTCAGAAAACAGTTGAAAGTGCTGAAGAATTTGTTCAAGAATTCACTAAAGTACAAGATAATGAATTAAATGTGCTGAAAAACCAATCTAGTTCTGTACCTACTGATCAATTCAAAATCAGACACTTCAAAGAGAATAATTCAGATAATCAAAGCTGTGATGACAGCACTGATGCTTGTGAGAAAGATgataatttcattgaaatgaaTGAAGATGAATGCGTTCAAGGCAATTCTGATACGCTCATTGATGAAGCCAACCTTGACACAAACAAAGAGCTAATCTTTGCACCAGGTGAAGGTCAGCAACCAATCGGTCTCTATCATGACGAAGATGCTGAGGTTCTATCATTTCCATCGATATATTGTGCACAAAAAAGGTTGAAAAACAATGAGAGACAAACACCTGTTTCATACAGTGATTTAGCAAAATGGGAACTTCGAAGTGTTGATCGAAGAGCTGCAGCATCTgttccaaatatatttttcaaattgaacaaaatacaaagaaaacagGTAGCAGACAAAGTAAATTTGGCAATCCGCAGAAAAAAGAGTGATGGAAACAAAATTACTGCTTCAGATGCACAAAATCCTGAAATAGCAGACAAGATAGTAAGCTTAAATGAAGGCTACTATATCTTCAGAACTCTCAGAAATTCTCCAGCATATCTTTCTTCAagaaaaaaagatgtttttgcaaCGATAAGACAGATAGGATTACCAACATGGTTTATGTCATTGTCTTCTGCTGATACTCGATGGAACGAGTTGCTTAAAACCCTTGCTGTGTTATCTGGCACACCTTGCTCTGAccaacaaataagaaatatgaCATGGTCTGAAAAAGTTAAACTTGTACAAAAAGATCCAGTGACATGCAGCCGATATTTTGATCATAGGGTTCAAGTATTTATGAATACTGTTTTGAAAAGTGAACATGCCCCAATTGGAAGTGTAACAGACACTTTTCAACGTATAGAATTTCAGAACAGAGGTTCTCCACATGTTCACATGATGATCTGGACTGAAAATGCACCCAAATACAACATTGATTCAGAAGAAGACATTATTCGATATGTTGATAAATATGTGACGTGTTCTCTTGATGTAGATGATGACATGCAGGAGTTTATCAAAATGCAAGTACACAAACATTCTAAGACTTGCAAGAAAGGTGgcagatctgtgtgtagattTGGATTTCCACTTCCCCCACTTCCAAACACTATGTTATTGGAACCACTTGAAACAGATGTTGATGAATACAGACAGAAATACTCGGAAATTCATGCTAGAATGAATGAATTCAAAGATGGATGTGACATGTCTTATGAAGAGTTTCTAACAGAAGTTGTACAAATTGAAGAGGCAGAGTACATTAAGTGTATAAGAAGTTCACTGAAAGGaccaaagatatttttaaaaagagaACCAAAAGAAATGAGGGTAAATTACTACAATACCACAGTACTACAAGCATGGAAAGCAAATCTCGACTTGCAATTTGTTATAGACCCATATGCCTGtgcaatgtacattgtatcatacataaGCAAATCACAAAGAGGTATGAGCACTATGTTAGAACAAGCTTCAAAAGAGGCAGCAGAAGGAAACATGGATCTTAAACGTCAAGTCAGACATATTGGAAACAAATTTCTCAATTTTGTAGAAATAAGTGCCCAAGAAGCATCATATCTTGTACTACAAATGCCCTTGACCCGAGCTTCTCGTGAAGTTGTATTCATTAATACATCGTTACCTAAAGACAGAGTGTTCCTTCTGAAAAGCCAAGAACAACTGAAAGATCTTCCCAAAAACTCTACAGATATTGAATCTGACAATATCATCAAGCGGTATGCAAGGAGACCAAAGAAGCTAGAGAACTATTGCCTTGCTGATTATATTTCTGAGTTGGATGTGAAATACAAAAAACCAAAGCAAACTTTAGAAAATGAtcataatgatgatgatgatacagGACATTATTCAGATGAAGATAACCACTCTGAATCTGAGAGTGATACAGAATTCAATTATGAAAACACAATTATGAAGTTGCGGGGTGGCATTACAATCAGGAAACGCAAGAACCCTAGAATTATTCGATATGTCAGGTATAGCAAAACTACTAATGCTGAAAACTACTACAGAGAAAAACTATTACTGTTTGTACCATGGCGAAATGAAGAGCAAGATTTATTAAGTGGTCATGAATCATATGAAGAACACTTCAACAGCAGACAACAACAGATATTGCCTATTATTGACAAATATGAACATCATGTTGAGGAACTAGACATGGCTAGACATCAGGCAGAGGAAGACATAGTCTCAGAGTTTGATACTGTTGCACCTAACACTGAACAAGTGCAAGCAGAAGATGCAGAACAGTCAGTTGATCACTCTGAAGAGTTCATTCACTATGTACCACCAGAACCATCACACAGAACAGTAGACATTGGTCAAGACCTAAACCTACCAGAAAGTACAGTATCGGTTGAAACAAGATCAGTACTTTTGCCAGATAATGAATATATGACATTGCTCCGTTCTTTGAACAAAAAGCAAAGGGAATTTTTCAACCATGTCGTGAAATGGATTTCTACAAAAAATGAACCTATCTATGCATTTCTTTCTGGTGGAGCTGGAGTTGGAAAATCAGTAGTTATCCGAGCATTATTCCAAGCATTGCAAAGACAGTTGAACTCGAAAGTAGGTCATGACCCAGACAGCATAAAGATTTTGCTCACAGCTTTTACAGGAAAAGCAGCATACAATATCAATGGTGTAACAATAGCATCAGCATTTCATAAGAAAATGTTTCAGACACAACAACACATGCACAGTGATGAGCTGAATACCTTCAGAACCACATACAAAGATCTCTCTGTCATCATTGTTGATGAAATTTCAATGGTTGGTAATAAGCTGTTTGCTTTCATGCATGAACGCTTAACAGAACTGACAGGCACAAAGCGAGACTTTGGTGGTATAAGTATCATAGCAGTTGGAGACTTATTTCAACTATCACCTGTGGCAGACTCGTGGATCTTTAATgatttgaagataggtttagCAAGGA
It includes:
- the LOC117342689 gene encoding uncharacterized protein LOC117342689, producing MGRRRSGGIRQAAVMQKQRMRERRAARAESSDASVSDGLGEPSPVLATAGKSPNALRLVTPQGSLCVQKDVPLRSDSPPCVCTPPRVPPVTTDGRDGAGQTNTTGSVPTDCTSHVPSQQTCDAVVQDVETKVTRTCVNETKNDLMNKSKNKLKYNSKNETKTLPQGRTKDEKTLKEQDNTPTQLPNEQKDRLFERISQIENENKVRIDSDNDQAYTDTIDDNITDVIFVQQTEPEIYPFTPLSLKSKETFVQQFGFKNVISDSNTQITKESRTLARPKQTRTICGDGNCFFRAVSYVLCDSEENHMFFRNEVVNHMIDNDIHFRSHLRSGERSVSNYVVKKRMLHNGTWATEVEILAAADFLKTDIFIYDDAQSTWLKFSAKQVRPFVDVHDESIYLIHKYQAHYDVVLDVMEKDCSIETFAGNKQNIYFAVQSTEEKEHTKQVPMAVQGHFDQSDPRFLDNAGKQCVMNSLSALIYSCNKHTAAWTPFDVDQILTKGNEMYEILRRSSTIEHDLLAIHEIPRCVEYNDELYHFTFQESLMGTLDSTGQNLDEFQFYTLDEALTISLMQDDSQGAFVTFRGNTFVVIKQDNLYCICDSHSRNLTGIVDPNGSSTVIHYQNIENVLHHCLQLAESLACQLNDVFEITAVTVSKESSTESGTSRASSLSNKNQKTEKDSVSRKITLESYFQDQEKRKKCWRMKTDDGNSTDTLSVSICSRKEYMRNYMRRIRLSSKQASFQKKDKKRKRDERQNNPEKHRALDKQSKANARDKDPEKQRLIDVQKKAKARAKNPERYKAVDLQSKANARDKNPEKHRALDKQSKANARDKDPEKQRLIDVQKKAKARAKNPERYKAVDLQSKANARDKNPEKHRALDKQSKANARDKDPEKQRLIDVQKKAKARAKNPEKYKAVDLQSKANARDKNPEKHRALDKQSKANARDKDPEKQRLIDVQKKAKARAKNPEKYKAVDLQSKANARDKNPEKHRVIDKQSKANARDKNPKKLQELDLKSKQRARKDPLYLEQEQLVKKKARLDPLFLQAEAKADVCRKRQLRLNTNFLENERLKQVERRKRNTIEHNTLDRIRKADNRKHDSFSGNERHQYKKRRFGNDITECITVFQRKIQRGPEYVCTCCQQTWFSESVKESCPIPLFPQYTDFYTGFKSVDGKEWICHTCYASLKKCKVPKLSVKNGMKWPEKPPELDLHPLEERLVALRIPFMQIRELPRGGQYSVKGNVVNVPIDIQPTINALPRQMDEHFTVAVKLKKRLSYKSCVLSENVRPNMVLSALHWLMNNSDLYKNSCIKIDDDWVQKTVESAEEFVQEFTKVQDNELNVLKNQSSSVPTDQFKIRHFKENNSDNQSCDDSTDACEKDDNFIEMNEDECVQGNSDTLIDEANLDTNKELIFAPGEGQQPIGLYHDEDAEVLSFPSIYCAQKRLKNNERQTPVSYSDLAKWELRSVDRRAAASVPNIFFKLNKIQRKQVADKVNLAIRRKKSDGNKITASDAQNPEIADKIVSLNEGYYIFRTLRNSPAYLSSRKKDVFATIRQIGLPTWFMSLSSADTRWNELLKTLAVLSGTPCSDQQIRNMTWSEKVKLVQKDPVTCSRYFDHRVQVFMNTVLKSEHAPIGSVTDTFQRIEFQNRGSPHVHMMIWTENAPKYNIDSEEDIIRYVDKYVTCSLDVDDDMQEFIKMQVHKHSKTCKKGGRSVCRFGFPLPPLPNTMLLEPLETDVDEYRQKYSEIHARMNEFKDGCDMSYEEFLTEVVQIEEAEYIKCIRSSLKGPKIFLKREPKEMRVNYYNTTVLQAWKANLDLQFVIDPYACAMYIVSYISKSQRGMSTMLEQASKEAAEGNMDLKRQVRHIGNKFLNFVEISAQEASYLVLQMPLTRASREVVFINTSLPKDRVFLLKSQEQLKDLPKNSTDIESDNIIKRYARRPKKLENYCLADYISELDVKYKKPKQTLENDHNDDDDTGHYSDEDNHSESESDTEFNYENTIMKLRGGITIRKRKNPRIIRYVRYSKTTNAENYYREKLLLFVPWRNEEQDLLSGHESYEEHFNSRQQQILPIIDKYEHHVEELDMARHQAEEDIVSEFDTVAPNTEQVQAEDAEQSVDHSEEFIHYVPPEPSHRTVDIGQDLNLPESTVSVETRSVLLPDNEYMTLLRSLNKKQREFFNHVVKWISTKNEPIYAFLSGGAGVGKSVVIRALFQALQRQLNSKVGHDPDSIKILLTAFTGKAAYNINGVTIASAFHKKMFQTQQHMHSDELNTFRTTYKDLSVIIVDEISMVGNKLFAFMHERLTELTGTKRDFGGISIIAVGDLFQLSPVADSWIFNDLKIGLARNLWKEHFQLFELEEIMRQKDDLQFAQMLNRLRVNELLPEDRDLIKSHTITPSSPTYPKNALHLFTENKRVNHFNNELIQDLDTTKINVPAHTDVIAPSNISKQSKVHLIKEMNKQENHSKTGNLPSLLKLAEEMLYDVTVNVDVKDGLTNGASGIVKHIEFKEMNYERPGIIWILFTDENIGSKRRTKYKDLYHRGINRLWTPMFETKRTFLNNRKTYERTQFPLAPSAAKTVHKAQGTTVDELVVDLRSNYKAPHIHYVALSRVRTLSNLYILDFNDKALTVDKNVHVEMDRLRKIPMHLCYIPLYSIDNAHVKLAFNNARSLHKHIDDVRREPNIQSADIIGICESRLVDTDRQECYDLPGFTAHRLDEDYNGKTRPNHGLVVFVKHGITVDRIQSHRYDGIESMTIYAKVKETEIQVVYLYKTPKLGMQLFLKALTDHIKPCIDRNRSLFILGDFNINLLDMPNDFLRFMRSEFSCKQVVTEPTTCYGTLLDHIYTTETGVQTGVIPTYWSDHSLTFCMKQF